GTTGAGGAGCATAGGCTATGtattggtgggggtagtagtgttgtgggttCTTTCTGAGAAAAAGGATCTAGGAGTACGGTGTTTTCTTGCATCCGACACTACCAtagatgtttcttcctttttcttgcccttcgccattcctccagacccaccctaAATGGCTTGGGAGTAGCTTTGATGgcggattggcttagaattcggcccattttcaacccattttcaatCATTTCGCCAATCTTAATGGCTTCAGCGAACGgtttacccattgcggacatcatattttggaagtagtcagctTCTTGAGCTTGGAGGAAAATTGTGACCATTTCAACCTcaaccattggaggctttaccctagATGCATGCTCACACCATTTAACTACGTACTCCCGGAAGCTTTCCGAggatttctttttcaaatttgtCAACGAGTTCCTAACTGGAGCGATATCAATATTGTACTGGAACTGCCTGATGAAgtctctagcaagatcatcccagatgtGCCAGCGGGATATATCCTGGTCTATGTACCACTCAAATGTGATgccaaccagactttctccgaaataggccatgagtaaTTCTTCTTTTCCACCGACTCCTCGCAGTTggttgcaatatctcttgagGTCAGCAATAGGATCGTCGTgtccatcatacttctcaaattttggggttttgaatcccaatggtaggtgcacatgggggaacatgcacaagtcggcataggatacactttttTGTCCACTCAggccttgtatgcttttgagactctgttccatactcctcatcttcctcacaatctcttcttgctcaggagttttggtggtctttTCTTGCCCCGCAGTGGACTCAAATTAGGGTGGCTGAGGGTAAGTATAAGTGGGAAACTAATGAGGTTCCATCTGAAAGGTAGGTGTTTGGAAGGTGAAAGTCGAGGGATCAAAACTAGGCCTAGGCAGTGTAGGTTGTGTCGTGGCCGagcatggaggagcggtgaagaTGTTTGAAGCTGCACCGGAGATGaacacctgggggcgaacctAAGAAGGTGTTCCCACAAAATGAGCTGAGATAGTTGGATGTCCTAGTGGGGTATTTGGGTG
This genomic stretch from Nicotiana sylvestris chromosome 9, ASM39365v2, whole genome shotgun sequence harbors:
- the LOC138877327 gene encoding uncharacterized protein — its product is MRSMEQSLKSIQGLSGQKSVSYADLCMFPHVHLPLGFKTPKFEKYDGHDDPIADLKRYCNQLRGVGGKEELLMAYFGESLVGITFEWYIDQDISRWHIWDDLARDFIRQFQYNIDIAPVRNSLTNLKKKSSESFREYVVKWCEHASRVKPPMVEVEMVTIFLQAQEADYFQNMMSAMGKPFAEAIKIGEMIENGLKMGRILSQSAIKATPKPFRVGLEEWRRARKRKKHLW